ttttattttactgtcatattactgcttttacgTGTTCATGTCACACACAGCTCTATATTATCCATTTAATCTGAACGCTTCCTTGCTTCGACCACCTGAACATGGTTGCCCGGCCTCCTCGTCACACGGCATCCTCATTTCCCCTGTAGTTACTTTTCATGCTTTGCTGTCAAGGCACTTTTCaaactttataaatacagatttctcatgacattattattatgtttgacATTAACTGAACtcgctgcaacatgcaacagtGACTGTGTTTTTCCTGCAATAGAAAATGAACACTCGTTTCTGCAGGAGCTGCACCCACTCGTTGTCTTTattaaaaatcataaaaaaaaaaaaaaaaagtttccacaCAACTGCAACGATGCTGATCAAACTGAACTCCTGAGCACAGAAGCACGAGAGTAACAGCTGAGCAGACTTTAGCGAGtgaagctaacaagctaacttCAGGAAATGCAGTCGGTTTCCGTGTAAATTCAGCCTGTGGGTAAAAAGGCTGAGGTGAAGTCAAACGTATAACAAACATATAACGACATAAACTTCAGATCCACATGAGGAACTGAACTTTACCTGGTTTATTACAGTCAAATGTTCCTGCTGCTCGCTGCTCAGCCTCCAAACACAGAGCACTTGCGCATGCGCATGAGTTTCCCGGTTGCTTGGAGACAAAGAAGCGATCTCTCCCATTGgctggctgttttttttaaacccgcCCATTCCGCTCTGCGATTGGCTAATCCGCCGCTGCCGTGCTCCCCATTGGCCGGCCTCCTGCGTCACGTGACGGACAGAGACGAGCCGTTGCTACTTCGGGTTTGTTGACGTCCGGGCATCGAACGCACCGCAGACGGTTTCCTGGTTCAATCCTTCGGTGAAATGGTAAAAAACTTAACtttaagtaaatgtttgttGAGGAATCTACGTTGTGATGCGCCCTCCGCGTTTCTGCGGGGGCGTCTCCGCCCGGGCGCGGGTTTTCGTTCGTGGCGCCCGCAGCAGCGTggcggctaacgttagctagcacGGTGGCCCCGGACCTCACCTGTTGTCTCTTCCAGGCGTCCGGTTACAGGAAAGCGGCTCCATCGGTGAACCAGAGGAAGAAGGCGGGTCCCAAGGTGGAGCTGACCGAGGAGCAGAAGCAAGAAATCAAGGAGGCGTTCGATCTGTTCGACACCGATGGAACTGGAACCATAGACGTGAAGGAGCTAAAGGTCAGGGTGTCTCCACAGGTGTCTCCACAGGTGTCTCCACAGgtgtctccccctccccctcacccAAACAATGACAATTCACTCACTGTCCTCTCACCACTGtggtgatggagggaggggtgaCACCTCAGGAGTCTCTGGGGTAAAACAgcgttgcagcagaatccagaACAGTTGAAGTTGCAggcgaccacttcttcaaacgtagaACAACACGagcctccacactgctcctgcggtttcatccaagtgtccgtaggCACCGACATTCACACTCGGTGTGACACAAGTCCTgtacaccatgttttaaaagTCTCACAATAATTCACGAGTTCCTGCAGCAGTTCTGAAGAAGGGGTCGCCATTTTAATTCAACTtatttggatttggctgcaacgctgtctaacccctgaaactccaatcaaacacttcacccacccttccATCGGCACTGCGGTGAGTAGATAACCCGTGAATTTCATTTTTGAAACTGCGGCTCCCTCACCAACCAACCAACGGCAGGAAAATGGACCATATCGTGTCAAAGAATTGATTTTGAAATCTTAAGACTTGTATTTCTGTGCCACAGGTCGCCATGAGAGCTCTCGGGTTTGAGCCAAAGAAAGAAGAGATCAAGAAGATGATCGCAGACATCGATAAAGAAGGATCCGGGACCATCGACTTCACTGACTTTCTCAGCATGATGACTCTgaaaatggtgagtgtgatgctgctgctacTCGAGAGGACCTGGAAACAACTCAGAGGGACTATGAGAATTATGATTCTGTCACTTTTAAACAATTCAGAGAGATGAAACAACAGTCTGTCTAATTTATTGATCTTGGGACAATGAAATCTTATCTCATCTGACCTTTGATGACAAATGTTCATGTAAAACTCTGACAACAAAAGCATTTCCTTGAAGTTTTCAAAGTTACAGGATAagagaaatacatttctttctctctactTGAAccgacagtgtgtgaatgatgagAGGTGGAAATAAGAACacttgtgtgaatgtgacttgtactgaaaaGCGGTATGGACGATCAGAAAGACTATGTGCTGCATAAACACAGTTTCCTTCCCAGTCCGaatccctgtgtgtgtcatatCTTGTTTGGTTGTTAACAGAGTGAAAAGGACTCCAAAGAGGAAATAATGAAAGCTTTCCGACTGTTCGATGACGACTGCACAGGAAGAATCTCATTCAAAAACCTCAAGAGAGTTGCCAAAGAGCTGGGAGAAAACCTCACAGACGAGGAGTTACAGGTGCTGTGGCTGCAGTGTCCatctttttgtttgatttaatt
This window of the Paralichthys olivaceus isolate ysfri-2021 chromosome 9, ASM2471397v2, whole genome shotgun sequence genome carries:
- the cetn4 gene encoding uncharacterized protein cetn4, encoding MASGYRKAAPSVNQRKKAGPKVELTEEQKQEIKEAFDLFDTDGTGTIDVKELKVAMRALGFEPKKEEIKKMIADIDKEGSGTIDFTDFLSMMTLKMSEKDSKEEIMKAFRLFDDDCTGRISFKNLKRVAKELGENLTDEELQEMIDEADRDGDGEVNEQEFLRVMKKTNLY